A region from the Posidoniimonas polymericola genome encodes:
- a CDS encoding sigma 54-interacting transcriptional regulator, producing the protein MSADSLAKHQEIQHYVGWTAEDARRVHAAADIVLDGSEEIVDDFYDEIRRHESARSVILGGDVQIDRLKSTLRHWMRMLVTGPYDRDYLVARLNVGRRHVNIGLDQVYANAALARMRWRLSRLLRANWNLEPAELAPTLEAFHKRLDLDSIIIQDAYQAEYLAQQQSLSKENLQLRTALDRSQPAWEIVGESAAMKAVYRLIERAGPTNKPILIQGESGTGKELVARALHRASHASDKPLVAINCAALPETLLESELFGHEKGAFTGAVASKPGLFEVADGGTLFIDEIGELEGGLQAKLLRVLEDGLLRRVGSIKEQKVNVRILAATNRDLAKEVEQGRFREDLYYRINVLRIHLPPLRERAGDIPLLVEHFAEDGWTWDQDLLRILEGYGWPGNVRQLANALDRAMILSDDDSLKADNLPPEIVRTSQENPTPTGGNDGDLDSVNRRHVCDTLARCDGNKTRTARALGVSRRTLYRLLEKYGIDPQ; encoded by the coding sequence ATGTCAGCCGATTCCTTAGCGAAACACCAAGAGATCCAGCACTACGTCGGCTGGACCGCCGAGGACGCCCGCCGCGTCCACGCGGCGGCGGACATCGTCCTCGACGGGTCCGAAGAAATCGTCGACGACTTCTACGACGAGATCCGCCGGCACGAGTCGGCACGAAGCGTCATCCTCGGGGGCGACGTCCAGATCGATCGACTCAAGTCGACGCTGCGGCATTGGATGCGGATGCTCGTCACGGGCCCCTACGACCGCGACTACCTCGTCGCCCGCCTGAACGTCGGTCGGCGTCACGTCAACATCGGCCTCGATCAGGTCTACGCGAATGCGGCTCTGGCGCGGATGCGGTGGCGCCTGTCGCGGTTGCTGCGGGCGAATTGGAATCTCGAACCGGCCGAGCTCGCCCCGACGCTCGAGGCGTTTCACAAGCGTCTGGACCTCGACTCGATCATCATCCAAGACGCGTACCAGGCCGAGTACCTCGCCCAGCAGCAGTCGCTGAGCAAAGAGAATCTGCAGCTGCGCACCGCGCTCGATCGCAGCCAACCCGCCTGGGAGATTGTCGGGGAGAGCGCCGCCATGAAGGCCGTCTACCGCCTGATCGAGCGGGCCGGCCCCACCAACAAGCCGATTCTGATACAGGGCGAGAGCGGCACCGGCAAAGAGCTGGTCGCCCGGGCGCTGCACCGCGCTAGCCACGCATCCGACAAGCCGCTGGTTGCCATCAACTGCGCCGCGCTCCCCGAGACGCTGCTCGAGAGCGAATTATTCGGCCACGAGAAGGGGGCCTTCACCGGCGCGGTCGCGAGCAAGCCCGGACTGTTTGAGGTAGCCGACGGCGGCACCCTATTCATCGACGAGATCGGCGAGCTCGAGGGGGGCCTGCAGGCGAAGCTGCTGAGGGTGCTGGAGGATGGGCTGCTGCGGCGGGTCGGCTCCATCAAGGAGCAGAAGGTGAACGTGCGGATCCTCGCTGCCACAAATCGCGACCTGGCAAAAGAGGTAGAGCAAGGCCGCTTCCGCGAGGACCTCTACTACCGCATCAACGTGCTCCGGATCCACCTGCCGCCGCTCCGCGAGCGGGCAGGCGACATCCCGCTGCTGGTCGAACACTTCGCGGAGGACGGGTGGACCTGGGACCAGGACCTGCTGCGGATTTTGGAGGGGTACGGCTGGCCAGGCAATGTGCGGCAATTGGCGAACGCCCTCGATCGAGCCATGATCCTCTCGGACGACGATTCACTAAAAGCCGACAATTTGCCTCCAGAAATCGTCCGCACTAGCCAAGAAAACCCCACTCCAACGGGGGGGAACGACGGTGACCTCGACTCGGTGAACCGACGGCACGTGTGCGATACGTTGGCGCGCTGCGATGGGAACAAAACGCGCACCGCCCGCGCGCTCGGAGTAAGCCGTCGCACACTCTACCGGCTGCTCGAGAAATACGGAATCGACCCCCAGTAA
- a CDS encoding CBS domain-containing protein, with product MKVLAQKVDRLTVADVMSSLVITLDETANMRDAARRLREADVSGAPVVDSTGVVVGVLSAMDFVEQATGATGDRCPITEVLVRDTPTGPYRIEQVCEDSVANHMTRYVQTVDRDASLRAASREMCLARLHRLIVVDDRGRPVGVISPLDLLAAWVDAPAVAPERSAKGAPK from the coding sequence ATGAAAGTTCTTGCCCAAAAAGTCGACCGGCTGACGGTCGCCGACGTGATGAGCAGTCTGGTGATCACGCTAGACGAAACCGCCAACATGCGCGACGCCGCTCGGCGGCTCCGCGAGGCGGACGTGTCCGGAGCGCCGGTGGTGGACTCGACCGGCGTCGTGGTGGGCGTTCTCAGCGCGATGGACTTCGTCGAGCAGGCGACCGGCGCAACCGGGGACCGCTGCCCGATCACCGAGGTCCTGGTGCGCGACACCCCGACCGGGCCCTACCGGATCGAGCAGGTCTGCGAGGACTCGGTCGCCAACCACATGACCCGCTACGTGCAGACGGTCGATCGCGACGCGTCGCTCCGCGCCGCGAGCCGCGAGATGTGCCTCGCCCGCCTGCACCGCTTGATTGTCGTCGATGACCGTGGGCGCCCGGTCGGTGTTATCAGCCCGCTAGACCTCCTTGCCGCCTGGGTGGACGCCCCCGCCGTGGCGCCGGAGCGAAGCGCGAAAGGAGCCCCCAAATGA
- a CDS encoding universal stress protein, giving the protein MISFKRQKKILVPTDFSPQADQAVIDALDMVADPSDLSVLHVAPPMSSYPVADPAIVWENITEHARAERIEDSYRQHIKDPRASAVHFAVRFGAPAEEVVDYAEEHKIDMIMMPSHGRSGLKRLLLGSVAERVVRAAHCPVIVLRN; this is encoded by the coding sequence ATGATCTCGTTCAAACGCCAGAAGAAGATCCTCGTCCCGACCGACTTCTCGCCGCAGGCGGACCAGGCCGTGATCGACGCGCTCGACATGGTGGCCGACCCGTCGGACCTGAGCGTCCTGCACGTGGCGCCGCCGATGTCGAGCTACCCGGTGGCCGACCCAGCGATTGTTTGGGAGAACATCACCGAGCACGCCCGCGCCGAGCGGATCGAGGACTCGTACCGTCAGCACATCAAGGACCCGCGGGCTTCGGCGGTGCACTTTGCCGTGCGGTTTGGCGCCCCGGCCGAGGAGGTGGTCGACTACGCCGAGGAGCACAAGATCGACATGATCATGATGCCCTCCCACGGCCGCAGCGGGCTGAAGCGGTTGCTGCTCGGCTCGGTCGCCGAACGTGTGGTTCGCGCGGCCCACTGCCCGGTGATCGTGCTCCGCAACTAA
- a CDS encoding PP2C family protein-serine/threonine phosphatase — protein MANPMQGWDTLPTDSGHAEAMWTERDEPSQANWRTAAGRVTAYSARSPHKDTPNEDALAVVETSEGGLVLVVADGMGGQAAGEAAARLAVESVVNAVRGSDLDAERLRSAVVDGIEEANRAVLALANGAGATLAVALISEPFVRSFHVGDASFLLMGQRGRVKFESIAHSPVGYAEAAGLIDAVDAIQHEERHIVSNCVGDEKMRIEIGPVLSMAQFDTLLVASDGLVDNVLPGELVSGLRSGPLEHCAAEIADLARSRMVNESPGLPSKPDDLTFLAYRRG, from the coding sequence GTGGCGAATCCAATGCAGGGCTGGGATACACTGCCGACCGATAGCGGCCACGCGGAGGCGATGTGGACCGAGCGCGACGAGCCGTCGCAGGCCAATTGGCGGACCGCGGCCGGCAGGGTGACGGCGTACTCGGCCCGCAGCCCGCACAAGGACACCCCGAACGAAGACGCGCTGGCGGTGGTCGAGACCAGCGAGGGCGGGCTGGTCCTCGTGGTGGCCGACGGCATGGGCGGTCAGGCCGCCGGCGAAGCGGCCGCGAGGCTCGCGGTAGAGTCGGTCGTCAACGCCGTGCGGGGCTCGGACCTCGACGCCGAGCGGCTGCGGTCCGCGGTGGTCGACGGCATCGAGGAGGCCAACCGCGCCGTGCTCGCGCTGGCCAACGGCGCCGGGGCGACCCTCGCGGTGGCGCTGATCAGCGAGCCGTTCGTCCGCTCGTTCCACGTCGGCGACGCCAGCTTCCTGTTGATGGGTCAACGCGGGCGGGTCAAATTCGAGTCGATCGCCCACTCGCCGGTCGGGTACGCCGAGGCGGCCGGCCTGATCGACGCGGTCGACGCCATCCAGCATGAGGAACGGCACATTGTCTCGAACTGCGTGGGCGACGAGAAGATGCGGATCGAGATCGGGCCGGTGCTGTCGATGGCCCAGTTCGACACGCTGCTGGTCGCCTCCGACGGCCTTGTGGACAACGTGCTGCCGGGCGAGCTCGTGTCGGGCCTGCGATCGGGGCCGCTCGAACACTGCGCGGCCGAAATCGCCGACCTGGCCCGGAGCAGGATGGTCAACGAGTCGCCCGGCCTGCCGAGCAAGCCCGACGACCTGACCTTCCTGGCCTACCGCCGGGGTTAG
- a CDS encoding protein kinase domain-containing protein, whose translation MSPTSITSFDFKPGARIGKRYVVQSRLGVGWEGEVYKLRELDTNIERAGKFFFPHRNRRRKASRVYAQKLHKLRAFPILIQYHASDIFEFKGQDVVFLVSEFVEGELLEDFLSRQRGKRIGVFQGLHLLHALAAGMEGIHEAREYHGDLHTRNIIVRRFGISFDLKLLDMYHYGPATSADLQDDVVDLVRIFYDAIGGAERYAKQPIEAKQICRGLKRTLILEQYRTAGQLRHYLETMQWS comes from the coding sequence ATGTCACCGACATCCATCACATCGTTCGACTTCAAGCCCGGCGCCCGGATAGGCAAACGGTACGTCGTGCAGAGCCGGCTCGGCGTCGGCTGGGAGGGCGAGGTCTACAAGCTCCGCGAACTCGACACCAACATCGAGCGGGCCGGCAAGTTCTTCTTCCCCCACCGCAACCGCCGCCGCAAGGCGTCGCGGGTCTACGCCCAGAAGCTGCACAAGCTGCGGGCGTTCCCGATCCTGATCCAGTACCACGCGAGCGACATCTTCGAGTTCAAGGGCCAGGACGTCGTGTTCCTGGTGTCCGAGTTCGTCGAGGGGGAGCTGCTGGAAGACTTCCTGAGTCGCCAAAGGGGTAAACGGATCGGCGTGTTCCAGGGGCTGCACCTGCTGCACGCGCTGGCCGCCGGCATGGAGGGAATCCACGAGGCCCGCGAATACCACGGCGACCTGCACACCCGCAACATCATCGTGAGGCGGTTCGGGATCTCGTTCGACCTGAAGCTGCTCGACATGTACCACTACGGCCCCGCGACTTCCGCCGACCTGCAGGACGACGTGGTCGACCTGGTCCGGATCTTCTACGACGCGATCGGCGGCGCCGAGCGGTACGCCAAACAGCCAATCGAAGCAAAGCAAATCTGCCGGGGTCTCAAGCGCACGCTGATCCTCGAGCAGTACCGCACCGCGGGCCAACTGCGGCATTACCTGGAGACCATGCAATGGTCCTAA
- a CDS encoding cysteine desulfurase family protein, which yields MRPIYLDYNATTPLAPPVQEAMLPFLADQYGHPFADHALGRAAAQAIEDARSRVASAIGASAHEIYFCSGATESCHTALAMRPRWAVTTTVDHHAVRQAPCGEDLTVVSVPASGVVSPEAVVDAAVDGETLVSVVHANSEVGLLQPVERIASLLEGRGVLLHTDASQSFGKVKVDVNELGVDLLTLTSHKCYGPKGVGALYVRDGAALKPPQSSGPLLRPGTPSVAAIAGFGAAAELASRSVDEAAPRLAGMIEQLVGLLRSAIGEELIIWGEGQVRLPNTVAVAMPGVSGAEVLSACPELCATPLACGGQGGVSLSPTLRAMGVDPQAGSGSVRLSAGWHSEPDDIERAASLLIGAWERLSG from the coding sequence ATGCGCCCGATCTACCTCGACTACAACGCCACGACGCCGCTCGCGCCGCCTGTCCAGGAGGCGATGCTGCCGTTCCTGGCGGACCAGTACGGCCACCCCTTCGCGGACCACGCGTTGGGGCGGGCCGCTGCGCAGGCGATCGAGGACGCGCGGAGCCGGGTCGCATCGGCCATCGGCGCCTCGGCCCACGAGATCTACTTCTGCAGTGGCGCCACCGAGAGCTGCCACACGGCGCTGGCGATGCGGCCCCGCTGGGCGGTCACAACCACGGTCGACCACCACGCGGTCCGCCAGGCCCCGTGCGGCGAGGACCTGACCGTGGTGAGCGTCCCCGCGAGCGGCGTGGTGTCGCCCGAGGCGGTGGTCGACGCGGCAGTCGACGGCGAGACCCTGGTGAGCGTCGTGCACGCGAACAGCGAGGTCGGCCTGCTGCAGCCGGTGGAGCGGATCGCGTCGCTGCTCGAGGGCCGCGGCGTGCTGCTGCACACGGACGCCTCGCAGTCGTTCGGCAAGGTGAAGGTTGACGTCAACGAGCTGGGGGTCGACCTGCTGACCCTGACCTCGCACAAGTGCTACGGCCCGAAGGGTGTCGGCGCGCTGTACGTCCGCGATGGGGCCGCCCTCAAGCCGCCCCAGTCGAGCGGGCCGCTGCTGCGTCCCGGCACGCCCAGCGTGGCGGCGATCGCCGGCTTTGGGGCCGCGGCCGAACTGGCGTCGCGGAGCGTCGACGAGGCCGCTCCGCGGCTGGCTGGCATGATTGAACAACTGGTCGGGCTGCTCCGCTCGGCCATCGGGGAGGAACTGATCATCTGGGGTGAGGGGCAAGTCCGCCTGCCCAACACGGTGGCGGTTGCGATGCCGGGCGTATCCGGCGCGGAGGTGCTGTCGGCCTGCCCCGAGCTTTGCGCAACACCACTGGCGTGCGGCGGCCAGGGCGGGGTCAGCCTGTCGCCGACGCTGCGGGCGATGGGGGTCGATCCCCAGGCTGGGAGCGGCAGCGTCCGGCTGTCGGCCGGGTGGCACTCCGAACCCGACGACATCGAGCGGGCCGCCAGCCTGCTAATCGGGGCATGGGAGCGACTCTCCGGATAG
- a CDS encoding DUF3467 domain-containing protein yields MADTPENAPEQEAPAAEGAPQPQQQRQRVEINDKDALCTYANFCRVTGTPEELILDFGLNSQPYGVPTEPVEVKQRIVTNYFTAKRMLQALHLSVQRHEQAFGVLETDVQKRVIGKQS; encoded by the coding sequence ATGGCGGACACGCCCGAAAACGCCCCCGAACAAGAAGCCCCGGCCGCCGAGGGCGCCCCGCAGCCGCAGCAGCAGCGTCAGCGTGTCGAGATCAACGACAAGGACGCCCTGTGCACCTACGCGAACTTTTGCCGCGTGACGGGCACCCCCGAGGAGCTGATCCTCGACTTTGGGCTCAACAGCCAGCCGTACGGCGTGCCGACCGAGCCGGTCGAGGTCAAGCAGCGGATCGTGACCAACTACTTCACGGCCAAGCGGATGCTGCAGGCGTTGCACTTGTCGGTGCAGCGGCACGAGCAGGCCTTCGGCGTGCTGGAAACCGACGTCCAGAAGCGGGTGATCGGCAAGCAGTCGTAG
- the rsmG gene encoding 16S rRNA (guanine(527)-N(7))-methyltransferase RsmG has protein sequence MTEPAETPDPTDARASAPEADAAADDRSLADVLAEFDYSFPQEQIEQLDAYRRVLWEWNEKMNLTRHTTLEKFVTRDVGDSWELANLLEKGERVLDVGSGGGVPGVILAIIRPDLDVSLCESVAKKAQALEDIVQTLGLDAKVFGARAEDLLEVTTFDTLVVRAVAPMRKLLFWLAPRWDAFDRLLLIKGRNWVAERGEARHYSLLNKLELRKVAEYVTRGADAVSVILKIEPKEQD, from the coding sequence TTGACCGAACCTGCAGAAACCCCCGACCCGACCGACGCCCGCGCCTCTGCCCCCGAAGCCGACGCAGCCGCCGACGACCGCTCGCTGGCCGATGTGCTAGCGGAGTTTGACTACTCGTTCCCGCAGGAGCAGATCGAGCAGCTCGACGCCTACCGCCGCGTGCTGTGGGAGTGGAACGAGAAGATGAACCTCACCCGACACACCACGCTGGAGAAGTTTGTCACGCGCGACGTGGGCGACTCGTGGGAGCTGGCCAACCTGCTGGAGAAGGGCGAGCGGGTGCTGGACGTCGGCTCCGGCGGTGGCGTGCCGGGCGTGATCCTGGCGATCATCCGCCCCGACCTCGACGTGAGCCTGTGCGAGTCGGTCGCCAAGAAGGCCCAAGCGCTCGAGGACATCGTGCAGACCCTGGGGCTGGACGCCAAGGTCTTTGGCGCGCGTGCGGAGGACCTGCTGGAGGTCACGACGTTCGACACGCTGGTGGTGCGGGCGGTGGCGCCGATGCGGAAGCTGCTGTTCTGGCTGGCGCCCCGCTGGGACGCGTTCGACCGGCTGCTGCTGATCAAGGGCCGCAACTGGGTGGCCGAACGGGGCGAGGCCCGGCACTACAGCCTGCTGAACAAGCTGGAGCTGCGGAAGGTGGCCGAGTACGTCACCCGCGGCGCGGACGCGGTCAGCGTAATCCTGAAGATCGAACCGAAGGAGCAGGACTAA
- the truB gene encoding tRNA pseudouridine(55) synthase TruB, with amino-acid sequence MFGLLNVNKPPGPTSRDVVNRVQWLLRQSGSKAKVGHAGTLDPIASGVLVLCLGPATRLIERVQQMEKRYVGTFRLGCTSPSDDIELEPTEIADAPIPLLAAIEAALPPFTGQIEQVPPAYSAVKIGGKKSYERVRRGEQVELKPRPVQIYGLEVVRYEYPELQLAIRCGSGTYIRSLGRDLAQSLGTGAVMSELVRTAIGPFALADGMPGKSIEPEMLQQHLRSPLEALPCHPRREITDIEEELLRRGMPIDGAIDGEEAAAVDQHGALVALLQPKQGQLWPSRVFVAG; translated from the coding sequence ATGTTCGGCCTGCTCAACGTCAACAAACCGCCCGGCCCGACCTCGCGCGATGTCGTGAACCGCGTGCAGTGGTTGCTGCGCCAGTCGGGCTCGAAGGCCAAGGTCGGCCACGCCGGCACCCTCGACCCGATCGCCTCGGGCGTGCTGGTGCTGTGCCTCGGCCCGGCGACGCGGCTGATCGAGCGGGTGCAGCAGATGGAGAAGCGGTACGTCGGCACGTTCCGCCTTGGCTGCACCAGCCCGAGCGACGACATCGAACTCGAGCCGACCGAGATCGCCGACGCGCCAATCCCGCTGCTCGCCGCGATCGAGGCCGCCCTGCCTCCCTTCACCGGACAGATCGAGCAGGTCCCGCCTGCCTACTCGGCCGTGAAGATCGGCGGCAAGAAGTCGTACGAGCGGGTCCGCCGCGGCGAGCAGGTCGAGCTCAAGCCGCGGCCGGTGCAGATCTACGGCCTCGAGGTCGTGCGGTACGAGTACCCCGAGCTGCAGCTCGCCATCCGCTGCGGCAGCGGCACCTACATCCGTTCGCTCGGCCGCGACCTGGCCCAGTCGCTAGGGACCGGCGCCGTGATGTCCGAGCTGGTGCGGACCGCCATCGGCCCGTTCGCCCTCGCCGACGGCATGCCGGGCAAGTCGATCGAGCCCGAGATGCTGCAGCAGCACCTCCGTTCGCCCCTCGAGGCGCTGCCCTGCCATCCGAGGCGCGAGATCACTGACATCGAAGAAGAGCTCCTGCGGCGTGGCATGCCCATCGACGGAGCCATCGATGGCGAAGAAGCAGCCGCGGTCGACCAGCACGGCGCCCTTGTCGCGTTGCTGCAGCCGAAGCAGGGCCAGCTTTGGCCCAGCCGCGTGTTTGTCGCAGGGTGA
- a CDS encoding DNA translocase FtsK — protein sequence MPDRSRQLDVVAIALAAGTLFLAVALSTYHKADPPGSLVWPPSDTTHNACGWGGAYAAHYLLEMMGVGAYYAVGSLATITVLLLMRKEVNQPVTRSIGWALSLLGLATIAAMMLPRWSPGPVIGAGGYLGAMGRAWLEGHFAAAGGYIVAISVLLAGLLLSTDYLLFRWAATATVASGAGFDTVRRHAQAAAARVKSKRQLTDLDAPSLGGEEDEAQDDEEYEYEYEEDEYEEEEEAEDEGGLTIRTPGAKGEVEEESAAEEEADYEVEEEAQPATAPSAKGLSGLAAKLAQGLKGKPAAPAEETPAAEAEPAAEKPAQVPIKKPKSERDEIIDQLQAADQDADLDFDYELPPLDLLLPSEDVSYDEHEREVRRKAKVLEKTFKDFGFNVKVVEVETGPVIAQYEIELEPGLRLSKITGLADDLAIACRVPSVRIVAPIPGKNTVGIEVPNETRQLVRLRSVIEETDGRARRMKIPIYLGQDVAGNPMAVDLAALPHLLIAGRTGTGKSVCLNSIIVSILMSRGPDEVRMLMIDPKMVELSGYRKLPHLMHPVVTDMRKAEAILAWAVDKMEERYRMLANAGVRHVSVYNQLTEEELRDRVRNEDGSRMSDAEFSLVPKQLPFIVIVADEMADLMMTAGKDVEQHIIRLAQKSRAVGIHLILATQKPTVDVITGLIKSNLPARIAFQVASRTDSRVVLDEMGADKLLGNGDMLFLSPGTSMLLRGQGTYLSDDEITRVVDYVGTDDQQFAAELMQLKTKEEEEAAEQSAGGFKQRDELYEAAVDVVVREGRGSVSLLQRCLGIGYGRAARLIDFMAEDGIVGPYNGSNAREVMMSVADWEARDQNAADEEEPATPPPATTSSFKATEAAEVEAEAAVDDSEEDEYEDDETDEYEEEEEEDESPEGESAEDDEEWEYEEEDEAEEEDAEEEGEADEEEWDEEEDGEWDEEEEDEEPLQDSA from the coding sequence ATGCCCGACCGCAGCCGGCAGCTTGATGTGGTGGCGATCGCCCTCGCCGCGGGGACGCTGTTCCTGGCGGTCGCGCTGTCGACGTACCACAAGGCCGACCCGCCGGGCTCGCTGGTCTGGCCGCCGTCTGACACGACGCACAACGCGTGCGGCTGGGGCGGCGCGTACGCGGCGCACTACCTGCTGGAGATGATGGGCGTTGGCGCGTACTACGCGGTCGGCTCGCTGGCGACCATCACCGTGCTGCTGCTGATGCGCAAGGAGGTCAACCAGCCGGTCACCCGCAGCATTGGCTGGGCGCTCTCGCTGCTGGGGCTCGCGACCATCGCCGCGATGATGCTGCCGCGTTGGTCGCCCGGGCCGGTGATCGGCGCCGGCGGCTACCTGGGGGCGATGGGCCGGGCGTGGCTCGAGGGGCACTTCGCCGCGGCGGGCGGGTACATCGTGGCGATCAGCGTGCTGCTGGCGGGGCTGCTGCTGTCGACCGACTACCTGCTGTTCCGCTGGGCGGCGACCGCCACCGTCGCGTCCGGCGCCGGGTTCGACACGGTCCGCAGGCACGCCCAGGCGGCCGCGGCGCGGGTGAAGTCCAAGCGGCAGCTGACCGACCTCGACGCGCCGTCGCTCGGCGGCGAGGAGGACGAGGCGCAAGACGACGAAGAGTACGAATACGAGTACGAAGAAGACGAGTATGAGGAGGAAGAAGAAGCCGAAGACGAGGGTGGCCTCACGATCCGCACGCCCGGCGCCAAGGGCGAGGTCGAGGAGGAGTCGGCCGCAGAAGAGGAGGCCGATTACGAGGTCGAGGAGGAGGCCCAGCCCGCGACGGCCCCGTCCGCCAAGGGGCTGAGCGGCCTGGCGGCCAAGCTGGCCCAGGGGCTCAAGGGCAAGCCCGCCGCGCCCGCCGAGGAGACCCCGGCGGCCGAGGCAGAACCGGCCGCCGAAAAGCCGGCCCAGGTGCCGATCAAGAAGCCGAAGAGCGAGCGGGACGAGATCATCGACCAGCTGCAGGCGGCCGACCAGGACGCCGACCTCGACTTCGACTACGAGCTGCCGCCGCTCGACCTGCTGCTGCCGAGCGAGGACGTCAGCTACGACGAGCACGAGCGCGAGGTCCGCCGCAAGGCGAAGGTGCTGGAGAAGACCTTCAAGGACTTCGGCTTCAACGTGAAGGTCGTCGAGGTCGAGACCGGGCCCGTGATCGCGCAGTACGAGATCGAGCTCGAGCCGGGCCTGCGGCTGTCGAAGATCACCGGCCTGGCCGACGACCTGGCGATCGCGTGCCGGGTGCCGAGCGTGCGGATCGTCGCGCCGATCCCGGGCAAGAACACGGTCGGCATCGAGGTGCCCAACGAGACCCGCCAGCTGGTGCGGCTGCGGTCGGTCATCGAGGAGACCGACGGCCGCGCCCGGCGGATGAAGATCCCGATCTACCTCGGCCAGGACGTGGCGGGCAACCCGATGGCGGTCGACCTGGCGGCGCTGCCGCACCTGCTGATCGCCGGCCGCACCGGCACGGGCAAGTCGGTCTGCCTGAACTCGATCATCGTCAGCATCCTGATGAGCCGCGGGCCGGACGAGGTGCGGATGCTGATGATCGACCCCAAGATGGTCGAGCTGTCGGGCTACCGGAAGCTGCCGCACCTGATGCACCCGGTGGTGACCGACATGCGCAAGGCCGAGGCGATCCTCGCCTGGGCGGTCGACAAGATGGAGGAACGCTACCGGATGCTGGCCAACGCCGGCGTGCGGCACGTGAGCGTCTACAACCAGCTGACCGAGGAGGAGCTGCGCGACCGGGTCCGCAACGAGGACGGCAGCCGCATGTCCGACGCGGAGTTCAGCCTGGTGCCCAAGCAGCTGCCGTTCATCGTCATCGTGGCCGACGAGATGGCCGACCTGATGATGACCGCCGGCAAGGACGTCGAGCAGCACATCATCCGCCTGGCGCAGAAGAGCCGGGCGGTCGGCATCCACCTGATCCTCGCCACCCAGAAGCCGACCGTCGACGTCATCACCGGGTTGATCAAGAGCAACCTGCCGGCCCGCATCGCGTTCCAGGTCGCCAGCCGCACGGACAGCCGCGTCGTGCTCGACGAGATGGGCGCCGACAAGCTGCTGGGCAACGGCGACATGCTGTTCCTCTCGCCCGGCACCAGCATGCTGCTGCGTGGCCAGGGCACCTACCTGAGCGACGACGAGATCACCCGCGTGGTCGACTACGTCGGCACCGACGACCAGCAGTTCGCCGCGGAGTTGATGCAGCTGAAGACCAAGGAGGAAGAGGAGGCGGCCGAGCAGTCGGCCGGCGGCTTCAAGCAACGCGACGAGCTCTACGAGGCGGCAGTGGACGTCGTGGTCCGCGAGGGCCGCGGCAGCGTGTCGCTGCTGCAGCGGTGCCTGGGCATCGGCTACGGGCGGGCCGCGCGGCTGATCGACTTCATGGCCGAGGACGGCATCGTCGGGCCGTACAACGGCTCGAACGCCCGCGAGGTGATGATGTCGGTTGCCGACTGGGAGGCGCGCGACCAGAACGCCGCCGACGAGGAAGAACCCGCCACGCCCCCCCCGGCGACCACCTCGTCGTTCAAGGCGACCGAAGCGGCCGAGGTCGAAGCCGAGGCAGCCGTCGATGACAGCGAAGAGGACGAGTACGAAGACGACGAAACCGACGAGTACGAGGAAGAGGAAGAGGAAGACGAATCGCCCGAAGGCGAGTCGGCCGAAGACGACGAGGAGTGGGAGTACGAAGAGGAGGACGAGGCCGAGGAGGAGGACGCCGAGGAAGAAGGCGAGGCCGACGAAGAAGAGTGGGACGAGGAAGAGGACGGCGAGTGGGACGAAGAGGAAGAAGACGAGGAGCCGCTGCAGGACAGCGCGTAG